In one Diprion similis isolate iyDipSimi1 chromosome 6, iyDipSimi1.1, whole genome shotgun sequence genomic region, the following are encoded:
- the LOC124407241 gene encoding uncharacterized protein LOC124407241, with protein MKELLVTITLLSVVSSEEFEIKKRGEIPPEVDPNFWPVRGRRSYWNSGLPHYFSGLSPQRPDADFLGYSKAMKTACPWPGPGAFLLDQGELAFSDNWRARFCPKKKSVSLILPLREWRPDECDGVSGCGEVCDRLSTARSRDRRNNEQSRIQEPLYVEEPRWVAIDYKHHELERSAGNEEPFFVARGKKGDDRRDSDRRGRRQLEEVFDSYDAEPFFVARGKREAVEEDEDEAGEKTNEEAVPISKMTGQNKYNYHLNRAYAKYGASARSRRESGGHRHAVNNQEDEKKTRDFRGQKSLAKNSESKTDGEPKEADALVQNGLLDDQESLHRRSERSSEPNEAPVSDGEDAKWRNSVHPRYSGPRDKHSNLQSILEEPFFISRGKKDGGDEYLYDAGEELPVRTTPSEEESAAIDDILKIYRGLKTSSLLYTGEGFELSGMLGERGYETAKAKKSKQDKPPRNRRGMLDDLLKSDDPFYVARGKRIFGRLEPSDFSPSRQSVETIRREPYNNYENSESAGKFSLFAKTTRTKLLRKLSDFVRPNLRNYTSVTLSGRN; from the exons ATGAAGGAACTACTAGTAACGATCACCCTCCTGTCTGTCGTTTCGTCTGAAGAATTTGAG ATCAAAAAGCGGGGAGAGATTCCTCCGGAAGTTGACCCGAATTTCTGGCCGGTTCGAGGCAGACGGTCATACTGGAACAGCGGATTGCCACATTACTTCAGCGGTTTATCGCCACAGCGTCCAGATGCAGATTTCCTGGG ATATTCGAAGGCGATGAAAACCGCGTGTCCTTGGCCCGGCCCAGGTGCCTTCCTGCTGGACCAAGGAGAGCTGGCCTTCTCCGACAACTGGAGGGCTCGATTCTGCCCAAAAAAGAAGTCGGTTTCGTTGATCTTGCCGCTACGCGAATGGCGGCCGGATGAATGCGACGGAGTTTCCGGATGCGGCGAAGTGTGCGATCGACTGTCTACGGCGCGAAGTCGCGATCGGAGGAACAACGAGCAGTCGCGAATCCAGGAGCCTCTTTACGTGGAGGAGCCAAGATGGGTCGCAATAGACTACAAGCATCACGAGCTCGAGAGATCGGCCGGTAATGAGGAGCCTTTCTTTGTCGCCAGGGGGAAGAAAGGCGACGATCGCAG AGATTCTGACCGCAGAGGGCGAAGACAACTCGAGGAAGTCTTTGACTCGTACGATGCCGAGCCATTTTTCGTCGCCAGGGGAAAGAGGGAAGCAGTTGAAGAAGACGAGGACGAGGCTGgggaaaaaacgaacgaagaaGCGGTGCCGATTTCAAAAATGACTGGGCAGAATAAATACAATTATCACCTGAACCGCGCCTATGCAAAATATGGCGCAAGCGCCAGGAGCAGGCGAGAATCGGGCGGCCATCGACACGCGGTGAATAATCAAGAAGACGAAAAGAAGACTAGGGATTTTCGGGGACAAAAATCCCTAGCGAAGAACTCCGAGTCGAAAACCGACGGAGAGCCGAAGGAGGCGGACGCTTTGGTGCAAAACGGACTTCTCGATGACCAGGAGAGTCTTCATCGACGATCGGAACGTTCATCCGAGCCTAACGAGGCCCCCGTATCCGACGGAGAGGACGCAAAATGGCGCAACAGCGTTCACCCCCGTTATTCTGGGCCTCGTGACAAGCACTCCAATTTACAAAGCATACTCGAGGAgccgttttttatttcaagggGGAAGAAGGATGGAGGAGATGAATATTTATACGACGCAGGTGAAGAGTTACCGGTTAGAACAACGCCCAGTGAGGAGGAAAGTGCGGCGATCGACgacatattgaaaatttatcgcggTCTCAAGACCAGCTCACTTTTGTACACCGGCGAGGGCTTTGAATTATCCGGAATGCTTGGCGAACGCGGCTacgagactgcgaaagcaaaaaaatcgaaacaggATAAACCGCCGAGAAATCGGAGAGGGATGCTCGACGATCTCCTGAAGAGTGACGATCCCTTCTACGTTGCCAGAGGCAAGCGCATCTTCGGAAGACTCGAGCCTTCGGATTTTTCCCCGTCGAGACAATCGGTGGAAACGATTCGCAGAGAACCGTATAATAATTACGAGAATTCTGAAAGTgcgggaaaattttcactgtttgCTAAAACCACACGCACGAAGCTGCTCAGAAAATTGTCAGATTTTGTAAGACCCAATCTTCGTAACTACACAAGCGTCACACTCAGCGGCCGTAATTAA
- the LOC124407264 gene encoding COMM domain-containing protein 4 isoform X1 yields the protein MKFRFLGDADCPDWLLAEINTLSRMTSIKMKVLGQLVAKSLTEGNLDEDKVKKLTQDAKLEPGDAKAIVAALNLILSSSTSHAVSATDLSSELQQLGLPREHSTTLARLYTEHSPQITATLSAQSLRLKRLSSIETLENEKTSPFVKIAFQTSDTAGKEETNNVTVPKEGIPVLLAELKRARSLMEGL from the exons atg AAATTTCGCTTCCTTGGAGACGCTGATTGCCCTGATTGGCTGCTAGCCGAGATAAATACGCTTTCTCGAATG ACATCCATCAAGATGAAAGTTCTCGGACAACTCGTAGCCAAGTCTTTGACGGAAGGAAATCTCGAC GAAGATAAAGTGAAGAAACTCACACAGGACGCAAAGCTAG AGCCTGGAGATGCAAAAGCTATTGTTGCTGCCTTAAACTTGATACTTTCGTCTTCCACGAGTCATGCGGTATCAGCGACCGACCTGAGTAGTGAACTTCAACAACTGGGCCTCCCTCGGGAGCATAGCACTACCCTCGCACGTCTTTACACGGAACACAGCCCCCAAATCACGGCGACGTTATCTGCACAGTCCTTGAGAC TCAAACGTCTTTCTTCAATCGAGACATTGGAGAACGAGAAAACATCACCCTTCGTAAAAATAGCATTCCAAACTAGCGACACCGCTGGAAAAGAGGAAACCAACAACGTTACGGTACCTAAAGAAGGAATCCCGGTATTACTCGCAG AACTGAAGAGAGCACGCTCACTGATGGAAGGGTTGTAA
- the LOC124407264 gene encoding COMM domain-containing protein 4 isoform X3 codes for MVSTRVWKISSKIASKEDKVKKLTQDAKLEPGDAKAIVAALNLILSSSTSHAVSATDLSSELQQLGLPREHSTTLARLYTEHSPQITATLSAQSLRLKRLSSIETLENEKTSPFVKIAFQTSDTAGKEETNNVTVPKEGIPVLLAELKRARSLMEGL; via the exons ATGGTCTCAACGcgagtttggaaaatatcGTCAAAGATTGCTTCGAaa GAAGATAAAGTGAAGAAACTCACACAGGACGCAAAGCTAG AGCCTGGAGATGCAAAAGCTATTGTTGCTGCCTTAAACTTGATACTTTCGTCTTCCACGAGTCATGCGGTATCAGCGACCGACCTGAGTAGTGAACTTCAACAACTGGGCCTCCCTCGGGAGCATAGCACTACCCTCGCACGTCTTTACACGGAACACAGCCCCCAAATCACGGCGACGTTATCTGCACAGTCCTTGAGAC TCAAACGTCTTTCTTCAATCGAGACATTGGAGAACGAGAAAACATCACCCTTCGTAAAAATAGCATTCCAAACTAGCGACACCGCTGGAAAAGAGGAAACCAACAACGTTACGGTACCTAAAGAAGGAATCCCGGTATTACTCGCAG AACTGAAGAGAGCACGCTCACTGATGGAAGGGTTGTAA
- the LOC124407264 gene encoding COMM domain-containing protein 4 isoform X2: protein MAFYDVRQSFQSEFHTYTSFEDKVKKLTQDAKLEPGDAKAIVAALNLILSSSTSHAVSATDLSSELQQLGLPREHSTTLARLYTEHSPQITATLSAQSLRLKRLSSIETLENEKTSPFVKIAFQTSDTAGKEETNNVTVPKEGIPVLLAELKRARSLMEGL from the exons ATGGCTTTTTATGACGTTCGACAGTCATTCCAGAGCGAGTTCCATACATATACAAGTTTT GAAGATAAAGTGAAGAAACTCACACAGGACGCAAAGCTAG AGCCTGGAGATGCAAAAGCTATTGTTGCTGCCTTAAACTTGATACTTTCGTCTTCCACGAGTCATGCGGTATCAGCGACCGACCTGAGTAGTGAACTTCAACAACTGGGCCTCCCTCGGGAGCATAGCACTACCCTCGCACGTCTTTACACGGAACACAGCCCCCAAATCACGGCGACGTTATCTGCACAGTCCTTGAGAC TCAAACGTCTTTCTTCAATCGAGACATTGGAGAACGAGAAAACATCACCCTTCGTAAAAATAGCATTCCAAACTAGCGACACCGCTGGAAAAGAGGAAACCAACAACGTTACGGTACCTAAAGAAGGAATCCCGGTATTACTCGCAG AACTGAAGAGAGCACGCTCACTGATGGAAGGGTTGTAA